Proteins encoded in a region of the Psychromicrobium lacuslunae genome:
- a CDS encoding DUF2071 domain-containing protein yields MNLPPGTQRQRFSSRFSSRLSLRATIERRLLINYRMDPALAQSMLPAPLRVRLVDGSALAGICLIRLGQIRPDGITGDWLPASWGWRAENAAHRIAVERPEDPAQQGVYIPLRHSASWLPVLGGGRVFPGAHHKARFTVAETASQFNIRMTSAEAQLEVEARASMGWPSTLFGNLAEASTLFAEGKVAWSPGHQQGVVEGVRLGTERWQIEAAEMLSLSSSFFDTLPSSAISFDSALLMRNIPSYWSSAGTLLAESLPSTEASR; encoded by the coding sequence ATGAACTTGCCTCCAGGAACTCAACGCCAGCGGTTTTCCTCACGCTTTTCCTCACGCCTTTCCTTGCGCGCCACGATCGAACGTCGATTACTGATTAACTATCGGATGGACCCGGCGCTGGCTCAAAGCATGTTGCCAGCGCCACTGCGAGTGCGACTCGTCGACGGAAGTGCGCTAGCCGGGATCTGTCTGATCCGGCTCGGCCAGATCCGGCCGGACGGAATAACCGGCGATTGGCTCCCGGCTAGTTGGGGCTGGCGGGCAGAGAATGCCGCGCACCGGATCGCGGTGGAGCGGCCCGAGGACCCAGCGCAGCAGGGCGTCTATATTCCGCTCCGCCACAGCGCCTCCTGGCTTCCGGTGCTCGGCGGCGGCCGGGTCTTCCCGGGGGCTCACCACAAAGCACGATTCACGGTGGCCGAGACCGCCTCCCAGTTCAACATCAGAATGACCTCGGCCGAGGCGCAGCTCGAGGTCGAAGCCCGCGCCTCAATGGGATGGCCCAGTACCTTGTTCGGCAATCTTGCCGAGGCATCTACTCTCTTCGCCGAAGGCAAGGTTGCTTGGTCCCCGGGACACCAACAGGGCGTCGTCGAAGGCGTCCGACTAGGCACCGAACGCTGGCAGATCGAAGCTGCCGAGATGCTCAGCCTGAGCTCTTCCTTTTTCGACACCTTGCCCAGCTCGGCGATCAGCTTCGATAGCGCACTATTGATGCGTAACATTCCCAGCTATTGGAGCTCAGCAGGAACTTTGCTGGCAGAAAGCCTTCCGAGCACTGAAGCCAGCCGGTAG